AGGACCGAACCGACCAGCAGATCCCGGCTGTAGCTTAAAACGGCGCCCGAACTGTCCAACCGATAGGGAGCAGCTCACGGCGGGCGACATGAAGAGCTGCAAGCGGCAGTTCGCCAGGAACACGGCCGCGCCCTCTCGGCCATAAAGAGCATTGTCGCGGATGCTGGCGAGGGTCTGCACCACGATCATGATGCGCCCGCCGTAGCCGCGAAGCGTCGTGACGGCTTGCTGCAGAACCTCCATACGTCCCAGCGAGGCGAATTCGTCGAGGAGGAACAGCACCGGATAGGGCTCATCCGGGCCGGGCTCGGCACGCTGCAGGAGAGAGATGGTTTGCTGGAACATCAGCCGGACCAGCGGTGCCAGCGGCACGATGTCGTTCGGCGAAACGATGACGAAGATCGACGTCGGGTCGCGGCGCAGATCGTCGATGCCGAAGTCCGACTCGTCCGTGGCATCCCGAACGGCTGGATCGGCCCAAAGGCCGAGCCCGCCGTCTGCGAGGACGGAGAGGTAGGAGGACAGGATGCGCGATTCCATCCCTGCCATGCGGTTGAAGATCTTCTTCGCCTCCTCGGCTACGACCTCGCGCGCGAGGCGTTGAAAGACCTCGAACGCCTCTCCGGGCTCGGCCAGCGCATCATAGATCGCTCCGATCCGGGGCGTGCCGCGCTCGATGGCGAGCAGCGCCGTCGCGGCGAAGATCTCCCGAGCGCCTTCGAGAAAGCCCTGTCCGTTGCCGCGCGCGACGATCAGCGAGGCGGCCAGACGGCGCGCCTCGATAAAGCGGCGGCGTGGGTGGACGTCGGCAACGGTGGCGAGCGGGTTATAGCGATGCGTCCGGCCATGCGGATCGTAGGGGCTGAACTTGAACACCCGGTCGCCCATGGCGACACGACGCCGCGCGGTCAGCTCGAAATTCTCGCCCTTCACGTCGAGGCAGAACACCGAGCCCTTGTAGGTGAGGAGGGTCGGGATCACGACGCCGACACCCTTGCCCGATCCGGTCGGCGCCGCGATCAGGCTGTGCGGAATGTCGTGCGAGGTGAAGAACTCGCCCGCGGATCGAGGGCGCGCCAGCTTGCCGTAGATCGGTCCGCGCACGTCCTCGAGCCTGGCGGTGAGCCCGGCCTTGCGCAGCTCCTGAGGCTTCGCCCACTCGGCCGAGCCGTGGCTCGTGCGTTTGGGCTTGTGGCCGACGGCCGGGACCGCCACGACAAGCAAGGCCGCGACGCCAGCGAGGACGATGAGACCCGTCCGGAAGGGCTCCCCGAACCGGCCGACGGTCCACGGAGCATGCTCGAAGAACGTTTCGAAGCCGACATCGGCGATGTCACCGCCGGTGCGCCACGCCGTGTAGCCACCGGCAGCGAGCACCCCCAGCATGAGCCCGACAGCGAGCCCGATCAGCGCGAGGACGAGAACGTCGCGTGCGGTCTTTCCCACGACGTCCGCCCCTACAGCCCGCGTCCTCCATCTCGCTCGCGCGCTTTGCGGGCGGCGTTCCTTCGCTCCTGCGCGTCGCGCTCCTGCTGATCGGTCTCAGCTCGCTGCGCCTCGGTATTCTTGTCGGTGCGCGCCTTGTCCGCGTCAACCGCTGCGCTGCGCGCGGGCGGTGACGTGGTGCGGATCCCGGGTCCAGCGTCGACGGCCGGCCCGCTCCGGGCTTCCTCGCGTGCCGTCTGATAGACGGCAGCGATCTCCGTGTGCATGCGCTGCAAGGCGCGATCGCGCTGCTCGCGGGTTTCTTCGCGGTCGCCGCGCAGGCTGCGCGACAGCTCGCGTTCACGCGCCTCGGCCGCGCCATATTGGTCCGCGAGGGCCTTGGACGGCGGCCCGCCCGAATAGCGCTCCACCGTCGCCTCGCCGTTAAGACCGTATCTCTCGGCGATCCGGCGCACCTCGACATCGGCTGCCTCCTTGAGCGCCGCACTCTGCGCGTCGCTGCCGGCGAGGCTCTGATAGCGCCCGGGCGCGGCGGGCCGCTGGAAGTCACGATACTGAGCGTCCTGCATGTAGGGCGCCGCCTCGGCCTTGAGGCTCGCCACCTGCCGCATCAGCCGCACGCGCTCCGCACCGCCCGGCAGATCGGCGATCCCCTCGTCCATCCGGTCGAACCGTGATTGCGTCTCGATGCGCGCCTGGTCGAGCTTCTGGCTCATCGTGGCAATCTCCTCTCGGCTGATCCTCGTGTGCCGGTCCTGCCGCTCGGACAAGGCCTTTCCATGTTCGATCGTGGCAGAGACGCGCCGCAGGGCCTCCGCCATCTCCGGCGCGTCGCGCTCCAGCATCGTCGCCTCGGCCGCGAACCGCCGGGCGTAGTGGATGATCGCGGCCGCGGCTCGGATCGCTGAGACCTCCGAATGAGTGGGCGCCACCGGTCTGCGCCCCTCCTTTGAGGCACGGCGGAACTCGGCGTCGGGCACGGTCCGCTCATGAACGCCGCGGGCGTACCGCGGTGTCGCCTCGAGGTCGATCCCCTCCCCCTGCCCCACGGCCACGGCGAGGTCTCGCATCGCCTGATAGTTGAAGTCGCTGCGCTTGGAGACCTTCAGCCACGTCCCGTTGTCGAGACC
Above is a genomic segment from Acuticoccus sediminis containing:
- a CDS encoding type IV secretory system conjugative DNA transfer family protein; this encodes MGKTARDVLVLALIGLAVGLMLGVLAAGGYTAWRTGGDIADVGFETFFEHAPWTVGRFGEPFRTGLIVLAGVAALLVVAVPAVGHKPKRTSHGSAEWAKPQELRKAGLTARLEDVRGPIYGKLARPRSAGEFFTSHDIPHSLIAAPTGSGKGVGVVIPTLLTYKGSVFCLDVKGENFELTARRRVAMGDRVFKFSPYDPHGRTHRYNPLATVADVHPRRRFIEARRLAASLIVARGNGQGFLEGAREIFAATALLAIERGTPRIGAIYDALAEPGEAFEVFQRLAREVVAEEAKKIFNRMAGMESRILSSYLSVLADGGLGLWADPAVRDATDESDFGIDDLRRDPTSIFVIVSPNDIVPLAPLVRLMFQQTISLLQRAEPGPDEPYPVLFLLDEFASLGRMEVLQQAVTTLRGYGGRIMIVVQTLASIRDNALYGREGAAVFLANCRLQLFMSPAVSCSLSVGQFGRRFKLQPGSAGRFGP
- a CDS encoding relaxase/mobilization nuclease domain-containing protein, which codes for MRQPVLDLLAKGRGAPAYVSAVDAVMGEDWGEVDFGLGGRAAMRQSIAAAHQEDIAPGGAPMPPCVPGHSAQAVVKMVRTGGARNVAGLKAQMNYLARQGGVELQRSERFMGIEIDEEEVANMVRAWAMPTDGEGRADRTSHFIVSFPQGTDEAAAERAGRAWAEEMFGSGAYGGDSFDYYTAFHTDRDHPHIHVVVHRRGLDNGTWLKVSKRSDFNYQAMRDLAVAVGQGEGIDLEATPRYARGVHERTVPDAEFRRASKEGRRPVAPTHSEVSAIRAAAAIIHYARRFAAEATMLERDAPEMAEALRRVSATIEHGKALSERQDRHTRISREEIATMSQKLDQARIETQSRFDRMDEGIADLPGGAERVRLMRQVASLKAEAAPYMQDAQYRDFQRPAAPGRYQSLAGSDAQSAALKEAADVEVRRIAERYGLNGEATVERYSGGPPSKALADQYGAAEARERELSRSLRGDREETREQRDRALQRMHTEIAAVYQTAREEARSGPAVDAGPGIRTTSPPARSAAVDADKARTDKNTEAQRAETDQQERDAQERRNAARKARERDGGRGL